A part of Aspergillus flavus chromosome 1, complete sequence genomic DNA contains:
- a CDS encoding Septin-domain-containing protein, with product MATTATSTSTTPATVFPRSHVGFDSITSQIERKLLKRGFQFNVMCVGQTGLGKSTLINTIFASHLIDSKGRLTPNEPVRSTTEIQTVSHIIEENGVRLRLNIVDTPGYGDQVNNDRCWDPIVKYIKDQHSAYLRKELTAQRDRYIQDTRIHCCLFFIQPSGHALKPIDIVVLKKLSDVVNVVPVIAKADSLTLEERQTFKERIKEEFAFHNLKMYPYDNDELDDEERAVNAQIKDIIPFAVVGSERTIVVNGQQVRGRQNRWGVINVEDENHCEFVYLRNFLTRTHLQDLIETTSQIHYETFRAKQLLALKESSAAGGHSGGSRPISPSADRELSRNSQRMTMNGY from the exons ATGGCTACCACTGCTACCTCGACCTCGACCACCCCGGCTACCGTTTTCCCTCGCAGCCATGTTGGTTTCGACAGCATCACCTCCCAGATTGAAAGGAAGCTCCTCAAGCGCGGTTTCCAGTTTAACGTGATGTGTGTTG GCCAGACGGGTCTTGGAAAGTCTACCTTGATTAACACTATCTTTGCTTCCCACTTGATTGACTCGAAGGGTCGTCTGACTCCCAACGAACCTGTCCGCTCCACCACGGAAATTCAGACCGTCTCCCATA TTATTGAGGAAAATGGCGTACGTCTCCGGCTAAACATCGTTGACACCCCTGGATACGGTGATCAAGTTAATAATGATAGATG CTGGGACCCCATTGTGAAATACATCAAGGACCAACATTCCGCGTACCTCCGAAAGGAGCTTACCGCTCAGCGTGACCGTTATATCCAAGATACCCGTATTCACTgctgcttgttcttcattcAACCATCCGGCCATGC CCTCAAGCCCATTGACATCGTCGTTTTAAAGAAGCTATCTGATGTTGTCAATGTTGTTCCTGTAATTGCCAAGGCCGATTCACTTACTCTCGAGGAACGTCAGACGTTCAAGGAAAGAATCAAGGAGGAGTTTGCTTTTCACAACTTGAAGATGTACCCGTATGATAACGACGAGCTCGATGACGAGGAGCGCGCGGTCAATGCCCAAATCAAG GACATTATTCCATTTGCTGTGGTTGGCAGTGAGAGAACTATAGTTGTCAATGGTCAACAGGTTCGCGGCCGACAGAACCGCTGGGGTGTTATCaatgtggaggatgagaatcaCTGTGAATTTGTATACCTGAGAAACTTCCTCACTCGCACCCATCTCCAGGACCTCATTGAGACAACAAGCCAGATCCACTACGAGACCTTCCGTGCTAAGCAGCTTCTTGCTCTGAAGGAGAGCAGTGCAGCGGGAGGTCACAGTGGTGGCAGCCGGCCCATCAGCCCCTCGGCCGACAGGGAGCTCAGCCGCAATTCTCAACGGATGACCATGAATGGCTATTAA
- a CDS encoding guanylate kinase, with protein MQGFSKSRITLHIYSGRFQLFTRRSVLTMSTTAGSLQKFRPVVVSGPSGAGKSTLLKRLFADYPDTFGFSVSHTTRAPRPGEQHGREYYFTTKADFLDLVSKNGFIEHAQFGGNHYGTSVQAVKDIAKKGRICILDIEMEGVKQVKRTDLNARFMFLAPPSVEELERRLRGRGTESEESLSKRLAQAKNELEYAKEPGAHNKIVVNDDLEKAYTELRDWIVDDGRFGAEQ; from the exons ATGCAAGGCTTTTCAAAGTCTCGTATAACCTTGCATATTTACAGTGGACGTTTCCAGTTGTTCACTCGCCGCTCAGTATTGACAATGTCAACCACTGCTGGATCCC TGCAAAAGTTTCGCCCAGTAGTGGTATCGGGCCCCTCTGGTGCTGGGAAATCAACTCTACTCAAACGACTGTTTGCTGATTATCCCGATACCTTTGGGTTTTCTGTTTCGC ACACCACCAGAGCTCCACGACCGGGTGAGCAGCATGGGCGCGAATATTATTTCACAACCAAAGCGGACTTCCTGGACCTTGTGAGCAAAAATGGGTTCATTGAACATGCGCAGTTTGGAGGGAACCACTATGGTACCAGTGTCCAGGCCGTGAAAGATATTGCCAAGAAGGGTAGGATTTGCATCCTCGACATTGAGATGGAG GGCGTGAAGCAAGTGAAGCGTACTGACCTGAACGCTCGCTTTATGTTTCTCGCGCCGCCGTCGGTTGAAGAGCTAGAACGGAGATTGCGAGGTAGAGGCACTGAGTCCGAAGAGAGCTTGAG TAAACGCTTAGCACAGGCCAAAAATGAACTCGAGTATGCTAAGGAGCCCGGCGCACATAACAAGATAGTCGTCAATGATGATTTGGAAAAAGCCTATACTGAGTTGAGGGACTGGATTGTCGACGATGGTAGATTCGGCGCTGAGCAATAA
- a CDS encoding putative Golgi matrix protein, which yields MHEDGNPKTKRKNKGSAKNGEGNDKNIEAKQDTSAKLWEEGSSDLLISSVVPNSTEETVTEKQKARMSEDGSVSNDGIKNDSSNQQQAVSRYGEKEDICSMAKSPPDALQSKERFDALVRDRDSLRAEVTDMRRSLEEIQSKHRADMEALQHKLNDAEGKKEHAESQFQKLLERVNTIKSQLGERLKEDAEELAQARLKIGELEEQNAALKDNFQGKCSELAELSEANEHKSKEILTLRDRTNLSQQNWLKEKEELFEQQSYLQSEFEQAKEAMHNWEVLAMEERSIRETLGEKVVDLEEQLASLRDAYERTSDERDSQLSAVDGLQRALQEIQTARRKELRELVESSDSQLEELKQALHCAEKKALDADKALGSAQKELERVRPFEKEVKEKNLLIGKLRHEAVTLNDHLTKALRFLKKGKPEDNVDRHIVTNHFLHFLALDRSDPKKFQILQLIAALLGWTDEQREQAGLARPGTSSTSNKLRVPSTPIHRTPSTPTLATEFLDNGNSNKESLAELWSNFLEQESQATQEYTQPKP from the exons atgcaCGAAG ACGGCAACCCGAAAAccaagaggaagaacaagggcTCCGCAAAGAACGGGGAAGGCAATGACAAAAATATTGAAGCTAAGCAGGACACGTCTGCAAAGCTATGGGAGGAGGGATCGTCTGACTTGCTTATTTCAAGT GTCGTGCCCAATTCGACCGAGGAGACAGTTAcagagaagcagaaggcccGCATGAGTGAAGATGGCAGCGTTTCCAATGATGGTATAAAAAATGACTCCAGTAACCAGCAACAAGCAGTATCCCGATatggagaaaaggaggacaTTTGCAGTATGGCCAAATCACCCCCCGATGCACTCCAATCGAAAGAACGGTTTGACGCTCTTGTTCGGGATCGGGACTCCCTACGTGCTGAGGTGACGGACATGCGGAGGTCATTAGAAGAAATACAATCTAAACATCGAGCGGACATGGAAGCTCTACAGCACAAACTGAACGATGCCGAGGGTAAAAAGGAACACGCAGAATCACAATTCCAGAAACTATTAGAACGTGTCAATACGATCAAGTCGCAGCTAGGTGAACGACTCAAGGAAGACGCT GAGGAACTTGCTCAAGCTAGATTAAAAATCggggagctggaagaacAGAACGCGGCGTTGAAAGATAATTTTCAGGGGAAGTGCTCTGAGCTGGCAGAGCTCTCGGAAGCGAATGAACACAAGTCGAAGGAGATCTTAACATTACGAGACCGGACGAACTTGTCACAGCAGAACtggctgaaggagaaggaagaactaTTCGAACAACAATCATATCTTCAATCTGAATTCGAGCAAGCTAAGGAGGCTATGCACAACTGGGAAGTTCTTGCTATGGAAGAGCGGTCCATCAGGGAAACCCTAGGTGAGAAAGTCGTAGACCTTGAGGAGCAGCTTGCTAGCCTCAGAGATGCCTATGAAAGAACATCCGATGAGCGCGATTCTCAATTATCCGCTGTGGACGGGTTACAGCGAGCCCTGCAGGAAATCCAGACAG CTCGCCGAAAAGAACTTCGTGAGCTCGTAGAGAGCTCTGACTCTCAACTCGAAGAGCTAAAACAAGCCCTTCATTGTGCAGAGAAAAAGGCGTTGGACGCTGATAAAGCTCTCGGAAGTGCCCAGAAAGAACTGGAGCGAGTGAGGCCGtttgaaaaagaagtaaaggaaaagaaccTCCTCATTGGTAAACTTAGACATGAGGCTGTGACGCTGAACGATCACTTGACTAAGGCCTTGAGATTTCTCAAAAAAGGGAAGCCTGAGGACAACGTTGACAG GCATATTGTGACGAACCACTTTCTGcattttcttgctcttgatcGGTCAGACCCAAAGAAATTTCAGATATTGCAACTTATTGCAGCTCTTTTAGGTTGGACAGATG AACAGCGTGAACAGGCCGGTCTAGCACGCCCAGGAACCTCAAGTACCTCCAACAAGCTTAGAGTCCCAAGTACACCTATCCATCGTACCCCTAGCACCCCAACTCTGGCTACTGAATTCTTAGATAATGGGAACTCAAACAAGGAGTCGCTGGCGGAGCTTTGGTCCAACTTTCTCGAGCAGGAGTCTCAGGCTACGCAGGAATATACACAACCAAAGCCTTGA